The DNA region CCGGCGCGCACGCGACGAAACGCCAAAACGTCTTTGATTGGCGTCACTTGCGTCCGAACATTTGGACTATTGCGACACGCGTTTGGACTAACGCGACACGCGGGTGACGACTAAATTGCTTCCAGAGTTGCGCGCATCGAGCTCGTCGGCGTGAGCGTCATCACAGATGACGCTGCTTTGCACTAGATCGCACTACTCCCACATGTCTGGCGCGACGCGCCCGGCGAAGGCGCAATCGATGACCCGATCCTGTCGATCACGGTCGACGATCAGTCGCAGCAGGTCCGGGCGCGAGTAGTGGCCGCCGATATCGCATAGCGCCTTGGCGGCGAGAACAACCTCCCGCGATCCGTCAGCGATCAGGATGGTCTCACCTTGCGCCGGCCCCGCGATGATCTCACCGCGTGGATCGATGATCACGCTGTCGCCGCTGTACTCGATCGTCGACAGCTCGCGATAGCGTTCGGGCGTCGCCTCGTGCGACCGCATGCCGCCCACGGCGATGACGTAGCAACCCGCCTGGGACGCGAACGCGCGTGACAGCAGGAGCTGTCGCGGCCACAGCGGCGTGGGTGACGGCGGCGCCACGGCGGGCTCTCGTCCCGGCCACGCGGCGACGTGGATCTGCGTTCCCTGCGCCGCCAGCGCATAGCCGGGCAACATGGTGTTGTGCTCCCAGCAATTGAGCCCGCTGATCCTGCCATAGGGCCGCTCATGAACCCGCAGGCCGACCGCGTCGCCATCGGCCCACACCGAACGCTCGTTGAAGGTCGGCTTGAGTTTGCGATGACGGCCGAGAATCCGCCCCTCGCGGCCGATGAACAGAAGCGTGCAGTAGACCGTGCCCTTCGTTACTGCGTCGCGTTCGGCAACGCCGATCACGACATCGATCCCGGCGCCCTCTGCGGCATCGCAGAGCCGGTCGGTGGCCGGCGACGGAATCTCGACGGAGCTATCGAGATATTCCGCCATGGCGCGAAAGGTGCTCGGCCCGGTCGGCGCATGACAGAAGAACGGATAGCCCGGCAGCCAGGTCTCGCCGAACGCGGCGATCGTTGCCCCCATGGCACCGGCCTCGCGGATCAGGCGACAGGCCTTCTCCACCGACGCCTCGCGATCGAACGGTACCGCGGCGGCCTGGATCGCCGCGAGCCTGAAATGCGTATCGATTGCCATGGCCGGGTGCCGCATCACGCGACGCCGTTGCGGGCAGCATCAAGCGCGCCCGCAAGCAGCTCGAGCGCCTTGACGCGCCGTCGCCGTGCAAGGCGTTCTTCGCCGACCTTGCGTTCATGCTCGCCGGCGATGAAGGCCTGAATGTCCGGCAGCAGACGAATGACGCCGCGGCTGCCCCACTGGCCATCCGGTATCTCGGTCGGAAACACCCAGACCTGCGGCGCCACATCCTCGTACGAACCGCCGTCGGCGCGTACCACGGCTGCGGTCACGTCCTTCACCAGCGCCGCGCGCGAGGCTTCGGTGTACTGCCCCTCGGGCACCGTCGGCACAATGCGATAGCGCGGCGACCGCGACGGCTCGCCTGCCACATAGACCGCGGCCGGCCGATGCAGGAACACGACGGTGACGCCTTGCGCAACCTTGTTGGCCGGGTCGAATCCCTCGTGACCGATCAGGATATCGCCGAGCTCCTTGATGAGCCGCGCTTCCGCTGCCGGCTTCAAGGCTCCTTCGGGAATTGTGACGTCGATCATCGGCATTGAGAGACCTCCTGTTGTTGCCAGCATGAGGTCTATGCGCGGGGTGCTTCCGGCAGCAGTGGCAGTATCGCCATTCTCAGGGCAAATTCGGACACGGCGTCGTCAGCCGGCAGGCGCCATGCGCGCGGGGACACGCGCAAACCGGAGCTGGTATTCGCGCGGTGAAAGCCCGGTTTCGCGCTTGAACAGGCGGCGAAAGGTCGACAGATCGTTGTAGCCGACACGCGCACTGACCGCGTCGAGCTTCAGCCGCCTGGATTCGATCAGGCGCTTGGCCACATCGACGCGCAGCGCCTGCAGATATTGCAGCGGGGCCTCGCCGACCGCGAGCTTGAAGCGGCGGTTCAGGGTGCGTTCGCTGACCGAAAGGTCGCGCGCCAGCCTGGCGAGGCTGAAGCCCCGCTGCAGCGACTTCTCCATCAGGCTTTGCGCCTGCGCCACCAGCGCGTCGGAATGCTGGGTGTCGTGCGTGCGGCTGGCATAGGACGCCTGCGAGACGCGATTGCCGTCGATCAGCATCAGCTTGCCGGTCTCGGCGGCCAGATCGGCGCCGGCGAACTTCTCGACCAGCCGAAGCGCAAGATTGAGCGAGGTGGTCACCGCGCCCGAGCAGACGATCCGGTTCTGCTCGGTGAGGATCTCGGCGACGCGCAGATCCACCGCCGGGTAACGCA from Bradyrhizobium sp. B124 includes:
- a CDS encoding Tautomerase enzyme gives rise to the protein MPMIDVTIPEGALKPAAEARLIKELGDILIGHEGFDPANKVAQGVTVVFLHRPAAVYVAGEPSRSPRYRIVPTVPEGQYTEASRAALVKDVTAAVVRADGGSYEDVAPQVWVFPTEIPDGQWGSRGVIRLLPDIQAFIAGEHERKVGEERLARRRRVKALELLAGALDAARNGVA
- a CDS encoding carbon-nitrogen hydrolase family protein, which produces MAIDTHFRLAAIQAAAVPFDREASVEKACRLIREAGAMGATIAAFGETWLPGYPFFCHAPTGPSTFRAMAEYLDSSVEIPSPATDRLCDAAEGAGIDVVIGVAERDAVTKGTVYCTLLFIGREGRILGRHRKLKPTFNERSVWADGDAVGLRVHERPYGRISGLNCWEHNTMLPGYALAAQGTQIHVAAWPGREPAVAPPSPTPLWPRQLLLSRAFASQAGCYVIAVGGMRSHEATPERYRELSTIEYSGDSVIIDPRGEIIAGPAQGETILIADGSREVVLAAKALCDIGGHYSRPDLLRLIVDRDRQDRVIDCAFAGRVAPDMWE
- a CDS encoding helix-turn-helix domain-containing protein codes for the protein MAMPLIRIWVYDGILASGVAGIVDVFTAANSVAAKRPQRHNGKPSQLRWRVESLNGRPVQTASGQIIGVDGPISARSAADAVVIPGPFVGDIERFFARLDTVEPLLAALRRQHERGTLLASYCTGSFILAEAGLLDGRVATTHWAKGRTFAMRYPAVDLRVAEILTEQNRIVCSGAVTTSLNLALRLVEKFAGADLAAETGKLMLIDGNRVSQASYASRTHDTQHSDALVAQAQSLMEKSLQRGFSLARLARDLSVSERTLNRRFKLAVGEAPLQYLQALRVDVAKRLIESRRLKLDAVSARVGYNDLSTFRRLFKRETGLSPREYQLRFARVPARMAPAG